CAGCCAGGACGATGCGCAGGTCGAAGTGGACCGGTTGGTCGCTGAAGGCATGACCATGCTGCCGCCCTTTGATCACCTCGATATTATCGCAGGGCAAAGCACCGTGGCGTTGGAAATGCTGGAACAGGCACCGGACCTGCAAACCGTGCTTGTGCCGCTTTCGGGTGGCGGTTTGATTTCGGGCGTGGCGATGGTGATGAAGGCGGTCAATCCGGCCATCCGTGTCGTCGGTATCTCGATGGAACACGGCGCGGCAATGTATGAATGCCTTAAGGCGGGAAAGCCGATATTTGTTGAAGAAAAACCAACGCTTGCGGACTCTCTTGGGGGCGGTATCGGGCTGGAAAATGCCTATACTTTCGCAATGACCCGCGATCTGGTGGACGATGTGGTGCTGGTGACAGAGGCCGAAATCGCGGCGGCAATCCGCCATGCCTATTGGGAGGAACGACAGGTCATCGAAGGCTCTGGCAGCGTGGGTATTGCTGCACTTTTGGCGGGCAAAATCACCAATCCGGGCACCTGCGTTTCCCTGATCAGCGGCCAAAACATTGATATGGCGCTGCATAAACGTCTGATTGATGGCGAGGACGTGGATGTCTCTGCCAAGCCGCAAAACACAGGAGGCCCCGATGCCTGATATCAAAATCCTGACTGAAGCCGACCTACGCCGCGCAATTTCTTTGGATGCGAATGCGGTGAGTTGTATCGAACAGGCGTTTCACCTGTTGGCGACCAAAGACGTGGTGATGCCCCCGATCCTGAGCTTTCACGTGCCGGAACATAACGGCGAAGTCGATGTGAAAACCGCCTATGTGCCCGGGATCGACAGCTTTGCGATCAAGATGAGTCCGGGTTTTTTCGACAACCCAAAATTGGGTCTGCCCAGCTTGAACGGCTTGATGGTGTTGTTTGACGCCACCACGGGCATTGTCAAAGCGGTTTTGCTGGACAACGGCTATCTGACGGATGTGCGCACGGCGGCGGCGGGCGCGGTTGCGGCCAAACATCTGTCGCGCGCGGACAGCAAAGTTGCGGGCATTCTGGGCAGTGGCACGCAAGCGCGTCTGCAACTGGAAGCGCTAACATTGGTACGCGGGATTGAGCGGGCGATTATATGGGGCCGTGACGCAGAGAAAGCGGCCGCATGCGCCCGCGATTGCGCTGCGCGTTTGGGGATTGAAGTCACCGTCGGC
This Falsihalocynthiibacter arcticus DNA region includes the following protein-coding sequences:
- the eutB gene encoding hydroxyectoine utilization dehydratase EutB; this encodes MTSHITLQDSFAARQRIASGIRQTPLVTSPSLSALCAANISLKLEQTQITGSFKLRGATNAVRSLTQAQKDAGIVGVSTGNHGRGLAYAAAQAGVRCIICMSELVPQNKVDGIKSHGAEVRIVGRSQDDAQVEVDRLVAEGMTMLPPFDHLDIIAGQSTVALEMLEQAPDLQTVLVPLSGGGLISGVAMVMKAVNPAIRVVGISMEHGAAMYECLKAGKPIFVEEKPTLADSLGGGIGLENAYTFAMTRDLVDDVVLVTEAEIAAAIRHAYWEERQVIEGSGSVGIAALLAGKITNPGTCVSLISGQNIDMALHKRLIDGEDVDVSAKPQNTGGPDA
- a CDS encoding cyclodeaminase, with protein sequence MPDIKILTEADLRRAISLDANAVSCIEQAFHLLATKDVVMPPILSFHVPEHNGEVDVKTAYVPGIDSFAIKMSPGFFDNPKLGLPSLNGLMVLFDATTGIVKAVLLDNGYLTDVRTAAAGAVAAKHLSRADSKVAGILGSGTQARLQLEALTLVRGIERAIIWGRDAEKAAACARDCAARLGIEVTVGSIADVMTAADIVVSTTPSGTPLIHADMLRTGQHITAVGADADYKTELAPDVIPAATLFICDRLSQSIKQGELRPAIAAGTVTNPNRYPELGEIIAGQKAGRQSASDITIVDLTGTGVQDTAIATLAYERAGAADAGTTIHS